From Gemmatimonadaceae bacterium, the proteins below share one genomic window:
- a CDS encoding DDE-type integrase/transposase/recombinase gives MGHCIYGDFTRRARRVGKQVHPGIDDQARLAYAEVLEDDTAATAADFLARAVARYAALDGVVERIHTDKGSRFHALPIAAHPRAPARPLPLQHRVPPRRARRSDPSAAPRLAR, from the coding sequence GTGGGCCACTGCATCTACGGTGACTTCACGCGCCGCGCGCGGCGGGTGGGGAAGCAAGTGCACCCCGGCATCGACGACCAGGCGCGGCTCGCGTACGCCGAGGTGCTCGAGGACGACACCGCGGCCACCGCGGCCGACTTCCTGGCGCGGGCGGTCGCCCGGTACGCGGCGCTCGACGGCGTCGTCGAGCGCATCCACACCGACAAGGGGAGCCGATTTCATGCCCTGCCCATCGCGGCGCACCCGCGCGCTCCCGCACGACCTCTCCCTCTACAACACCGAGTGCCGCCACGGCGCGCTCGGCGGTCGGATCCTAGCGCAGCGCCCCGCCTCGCTCGCTAG
- a CDS encoding DUF1275 domain-containing protein: MTVSYIRSLTATRRAPRADLHLGGILAFVAGAANAGAFLAVGQYTSHMTGVVSAMADAVVLGHMPLVWLGLGSLLSFLAGAATTAVLVNFARRRDLASAFALPLILESALLLAFGLLGLQMRNLQTVVVPLTVVLLCFTMGLQNAVITKLSGAVIRTTHVTGIVTDLGIELGKLAYWNRSRRDPGFAVLADRERMRVLAALLVAFFGGGVLGAIGFGALGYSATIPLALGLLAIGLVPAIDDLRGR; encoded by the coding sequence ATGACGGTCTCGTACATTCGCAGCCTCACCGCCACGCGCCGTGCTCCGCGGGCCGACCTCCACCTGGGCGGCATCCTCGCCTTCGTGGCCGGCGCCGCGAACGCCGGGGCCTTCCTGGCCGTGGGCCAGTACACCTCGCACATGACAGGCGTGGTCTCGGCCATGGCGGACGCGGTCGTTCTAGGCCACATGCCGCTGGTCTGGCTGGGACTCGGCTCGCTGCTCTCCTTTCTTGCGGGGGCAGCGACCACGGCCGTCCTGGTCAACTTCGCCCGCCGCCGCGACCTCGCCAGCGCCTTCGCCCTGCCGCTGATCCTCGAGTCGGCCCTGCTGCTGGCGTTTGGGCTTCTCGGCCTTCAGATGCGCAACCTGCAGACAGTGGTGGTGCCGCTGACGGTCGTGCTGCTCTGCTTCACGATGGGGCTGCAGAACGCGGTGATCACCAAGCTCTCCGGCGCGGTCATCCGTACCACCCACGTCACGGGCATCGTGACGGACCTCGGCATCGAGCTCGGGAAGCTGGCGTACTGGAACCGCTCCCGCCGCGACCCCGGCTTCGCCGTGCTGGCGGATCGGGAGCGGATGCGCGTGCTCGCGGCGCTGCTGGTGGCGTTCTTCGGGGGTGGTGTACTGGGGGCGATCGGCTTCGGGGCGCTGGGCTACTCGGCCACGATTCCGCTCGCGCTCGGTCTTCTCGCCATTGGGTTGGTCCCCGCCATCGACGACCTGCGAGGTCGTTAG
- a CDS encoding citrate synthase, translating to MAASDAKAAPQGDHLEIKDSRTGKIYYAPITDETIRTADLKQIKVNADDFGIMGYDPAFMNTASCRSAITFIDGDKGILRYRGYPIEQLAEHSNFLEVAWLLRNGELPTQKEYDEWQYHITYHTYVHENIKRFMEGFRYDAHPMSMLTAGVAALSSFYPASKDIHDKTERDIAFIRLLAKMPTLAAFAYRHVKGLPYVYPDNSLSYSENFLSMIARMSEPKYEANPIYARAIDILFILHADHEQNCSTNAVRAVGSSHVDPYSAVAAGVAALYGPLHGGANEAVLRMLEEIGDVKNIPAFIDGVKTGKGNRLMGFGHRVYKSYDPRAKIVKKLCDDVLKVAGLTKDMEIALELERIALSDDYFIQRKLYPNVDFYTGLIYRAMHFPTDYFTVLFAIARTAGWLAQWEEMLNDKEQKIARPRQIYTGFDTRDYKSARIDLGHKVVK from the coding sequence ATGGCTGCATCCGACGCCAAGGCCGCCCCGCAGGGCGACCATCTTGAGATCAAGGACTCGCGCACCGGGAAGATCTACTACGCCCCGATCACCGACGAGACCATCCGCACCGCCGACCTGAAGCAGATCAAGGTCAATGCCGACGACTTCGGCATCATGGGCTACGACCCGGCGTTCATGAACACCGCGTCCTGTCGGTCGGCCATCACCTTCATCGACGGCGACAAGGGCATCCTGCGCTACCGCGGCTACCCGATCGAGCAGCTCGCCGAGCACTCGAACTTCCTGGAAGTGGCCTGGCTGCTTCGCAATGGCGAGCTGCCGACGCAGAAGGAATACGACGAGTGGCAGTACCACATCACGTACCACACGTACGTGCACGAGAACATCAAGCGCTTCATGGAGGGCTTCCGCTACGACGCCCATCCGATGTCGATGCTCACGGCCGGCGTCGCGGCGCTCTCGTCCTTCTATCCGGCGTCAAAGGACATCCACGACAAGACGGAGCGCGACATCGCGTTCATCCGGCTGCTGGCCAAGATGCCGACGCTGGCGGCCTTTGCGTACCGCCACGTGAAGGGCCTGCCGTATGTCTATCCCGACAACTCGCTGTCGTACTCCGAGAACTTCCTCTCGATGATCGCGCGGATGTCGGAGCCGAAGTACGAGGCGAACCCGATCTACGCGCGGGCGATCGACATCCTCTTTATCCTGCACGCGGACCACGAGCAGAACTGCTCGACCAACGCGGTGCGCGCCGTTGGCTCCTCGCACGTGGACCCGTATTCGGCCGTCGCGGCCGGCGTGGCGGCGCTCTACGGCCCGCTGCACGGTGGCGCCAACGAGGCCGTGCTGCGCATGCTCGAGGAGATCGGCGATGTGAAGAACATCCCGGCCTTCATCGATGGCGTGAAGACGGGCAAGGGCAACCGCCTGATGGGCTTCGGCCATCGCGTCTACAAGAGCTACGACCCGCGCGCCAAGATCGTGAAGAAGCTTTGCGACGACGTGCTGAAGGTCGCCGGCCTCACGAAGGACATGGAGATTGCGCTGGAGCTCGAGCGCATCGCCCTCTCGGATGACTACTTCATCCAGCGCAAGCTCTACCCGAACGTGGACTTCTACACGGGCCTGATCTACCGCGCGATGCACTTCCCCACGGACTACTTCACCGTGCTGTTCGCGATTGCGCGCACGGCGGGATGGTTGGCCCAGTGGGAGGAGATGCTCAACGACAAGGAGCAGAAGATCGCGCGTCCGCGTCAGATCTACACGGGCTTCGATACGCGGGACTACAAGTCGGCGCGGATCGACCTTGGGCACAAGGTTGTGAAGTAG
- a CDS encoding TolC family protein: MRHLLLLTTALVASAPIAAQGPLDAYVDQGLRQNLGIRQQALAVARSEAAQREALGNFLPSLTLNARYTNVNGQVVNLGELINPAFGALNQLLGAPQFPTDIDLQLPLKQETALRLAQPLFQAEVYSGYRAASAARESQDASFGAAERALAAEIRSAYVTHLKARRVLEIRDATREVLDEQVRVMARLVEAGRATPDALSRARAEQSEAEQRQAEARQLVAASAQSFNMIVGRAITDSVAVLPDAALGLDALPSLDDALSQGLTRREELRALDAARRAADAQRSVAAGSFLPNLALAVDYGVQGNEYRFSRDADFMLVSLVASWNLFNGGKDRARVQQARIDAERYSLQGDDARRGVELQVRLAWQAAAVARQAIETAESQRSAAERTYELVRRRAEEGLASPLELSEARVARTAAQLNATLTTYDYYLRRVELDRAAALYPRTAR, encoded by the coding sequence ATGCGCCACCTCCTTCTATTGACCACCGCCCTCGTAGCGTCCGCGCCTATCGCCGCGCAGGGTCCGCTCGACGCGTACGTCGACCAGGGTCTCCGACAGAACCTGGGAATCCGACAGCAGGCATTGGCCGTGGCGCGATCCGAGGCCGCGCAGCGCGAGGCGCTGGGCAACTTCCTGCCCTCGCTCACGCTGAACGCTCGCTACACGAATGTGAACGGGCAGGTCGTGAACCTCGGCGAGTTGATCAACCCCGCGTTCGGGGCGCTCAACCAGCTGCTTGGCGCGCCTCAGTTCCCGACCGACATCGACCTGCAGTTGCCGCTCAAGCAGGAGACGGCGCTGCGGCTCGCGCAGCCGCTGTTCCAGGCGGAGGTCTACTCGGGCTACCGGGCGGCGAGCGCCGCGCGCGAGTCGCAGGATGCGAGCTTTGGCGCCGCCGAACGAGCGCTGGCCGCGGAGATTCGCTCCGCGTACGTCACGCACCTCAAGGCGCGGCGCGTGCTGGAGATCCGCGACGCCACGCGCGAGGTGCTCGACGAGCAGGTGCGCGTGATGGCGCGCTTGGTCGAGGCCGGCCGCGCCACGCCCGATGCGCTCTCGCGCGCGAGGGCCGAGCAGAGCGAGGCTGAGCAGCGTCAGGCCGAGGCGCGGCAGTTGGTCGCGGCTAGCGCTCAGAGCTTCAACATGATCGTCGGTCGGGCGATCACCGACTCGGTGGCCGTGCTGCCCGACGCTGCGCTCGGACTTGATGCACTTCCTTCTCTCGATGACGCGCTGAGCCAAGGACTCACGCGACGGGAGGAGTTGCGCGCACTCGACGCCGCCCGCCGCGCCGCTGACGCCCAGCGCAGCGTGGCGGCCGGCAGCTTCCTGCCGAATCTCGCGCTGGCGGTGGACTACGGCGTGCAGGGGAACGAGTACCGCTTCTCGCGCGATGCTGACTTCATGCTCGTGAGCCTCGTGGCGTCGTGGAACCTCTTCAATGGCGGCAAGGATCGCGCACGCGTGCAGCAGGCGCGGATCGACGCCGAGCGCTACTCGCTGCAAGGCGATGACGCACGACGCGGCGTTGAGCTGCAGGTGCGGCTGGCTTGGCAGGCCGCCGCGGTCGCCCGGCAGGCGATCGAGACCGCGGAGTCGCAGCGCAGCGCCGCGGAGCGCACCTACGAACTGGTGCGCCGGCGCGCCGAGGAAGGTCTGGCGTCGCCGCTTGAGCTCTCCGAGGCCCGCGTGGCGCGCACCGCGGCCCAGTTGAACGCAACACTGACCACCTACGACTACTACCTGCGCCGTGTGGAGCTCGACCGGGCCGCCGCGCTCTATCCGAGGACTGCCCGATGA
- a CDS encoding efflux RND transporter permease subunit gives MNIVGFSVRNRQFMLVSFVALLAMGAFSMLTIPRAEDPVFPIPVYPIIAVYPGASPTDMEQLVVDPIEDRIRALEDLRDVKTSIEDGLAVIVPEFEVYVDADRKYDEVVREVNSIRADLPADLARLDVNQINPSDVNIAQFALVSETTPYYELDRQARALRDALLRVPGVKASETWGYPAREARVTLDVGRLAELGVPLTQVLQAVGGESANIPGGSVNAGTRRFNVKTGGGYRSLEQIRTTVIAGTPGSTLRLGDVADVAWDYEDASSTARLNGRRAVWVTATMQENRNIMAVRDGIWAEADAFAAAMPAAISLERPFDQSRNVRLRLSRLTTDFLIAIALVILTLLPLGFRASGIVMVSIPLSLAIGVTLLKAFGYSINQLSIVGFVIALGLLVDDSIVVVENIARFLREGYKRTEAAIAATNQILVAVVGTTATLIFAFLPVLMLPGTPGKFIRSMPAAVVFTIAASLLVSITIIPFLAAVFLREEKDEHGNIFLRALNRLIDATYARVLHRALGHPMRTLAVAALLFVGALALIPSIGFSLFPKAGTPQFLVRVTAPEGSALAITDSGVAFAERALLRRERVTDVYANVGRGNPKIYYNINSEAERSTRGELFVLLEDYDNTDTPLLLDSLRAEFDLYPDARITVTEFENGPPIDAPIAMRVTGGNLDSLRAIAGRIEGIMEGTPGTRDVVNPLRVSRTDLRLRTDRAKAGLYGVPTVEVDRAVRLALEGLTAGRVRDDDGEEYSVTLRLPGPTRKGPEALDRIYAGAVTGAQVPVRQLASLEFETSAPVIQHYDGERAVTVTSQVRTGFITDRVTREILAELEILQLPDGYRITPAGEIASRQESFGGLGAAILIATFGILAILVLEFKTFRGMLIVASVIPLGVIGGLVGLWLTGYTLSFSAVIGFVALIGIEIKSSILLVDFTNQLRATGLGLDESIERAGKIRFVPIVLTSLTAIGGLTPLAVQGSSLYSPLAIVIIGGLVSSTLLSRLVTPVLYKLLPPTEDEVMHTGEFAVA, from the coding sequence GTGAACATCGTTGGCTTCAGTGTCCGCAACCGGCAGTTCATGCTGGTCAGCTTCGTCGCGTTGCTGGCGATGGGCGCGTTCTCGATGCTCACGATCCCGCGCGCCGAGGACCCGGTGTTTCCGATCCCGGTCTATCCGATCATCGCGGTGTATCCGGGCGCCAGCCCGACCGATATGGAACAGTTGGTCGTGGACCCCATCGAGGACCGCATCCGCGCCCTCGAGGACCTGCGCGACGTCAAGACGAGCATCGAGGACGGGCTCGCCGTCATCGTGCCCGAGTTCGAGGTCTATGTAGACGCCGACCGGAAGTACGACGAAGTCGTCCGCGAAGTGAACTCGATTCGCGCCGATCTCCCGGCCGACCTCGCGCGACTTGATGTGAACCAGATCAACCCCTCGGACGTCAACATCGCGCAGTTCGCGTTGGTGTCCGAGACCACGCCCTACTACGAGTTGGACCGCCAGGCCCGCGCGCTGCGTGATGCCTTGCTGCGCGTACCCGGTGTGAAGGCGTCGGAGACCTGGGGCTACCCCGCGCGTGAGGCGCGCGTGACGCTCGACGTCGGTCGGCTGGCCGAACTCGGCGTGCCGCTGACGCAGGTGCTGCAGGCCGTGGGAGGCGAGAGCGCGAACATCCCCGGCGGCAGCGTCAACGCCGGCACACGGCGATTCAATGTGAAGACTGGCGGCGGCTACCGTTCGCTGGAGCAGATCCGAACGACGGTCATCGCCGGCACGCCCGGCAGCACGCTGCGCCTTGGTGACGTTGCCGATGTCGCCTGGGACTACGAGGATGCATCGAGCACCGCGCGCCTCAACGGTCGCCGCGCGGTCTGGGTGACGGCCACGATGCAGGAGAACCGCAACATCATGGCGGTGCGTGACGGCATCTGGGCCGAAGCGGATGCGTTTGCGGCAGCGATGCCCGCGGCCATCTCGCTGGAGCGGCCCTTCGATCAGTCGCGGAACGTGCGGCTGCGGCTCTCGCGGCTCACCACCGACTTCCTGATCGCCATCGCGCTGGTCATCCTCACGCTGCTGCCACTTGGCTTTCGCGCCTCGGGCATCGTGATGGTCAGCATCCCGCTGTCGCTCGCCATTGGCGTGACGCTGCTCAAGGCCTTTGGCTACAGCATCAACCAGCTGAGCATCGTGGGCTTCGTGATCGCGCTCGGCCTGCTGGTCGATGACTCCATCGTGGTGGTGGAGAACATCGCCCGCTTCCTGCGCGAGGGATACAAGCGGACCGAAGCGGCGATTGCGGCGACGAACCAGATCCTTGTGGCCGTCGTCGGTACCACCGCGACGCTGATCTTTGCCTTCCTTCCCGTGCTGATGCTGCCGGGCACGCCGGGCAAGTTTATCCGGTCGATGCCCGCGGCCGTGGTGTTCACGATTGCCGCATCGCTGCTGGTGTCCATCACGATCATACCGTTCCTCGCCGCGGTATTCCTGCGCGAGGAGAAGGACGAGCACGGCAACATCTTCCTGCGCGCGCTGAATCGTCTGATTGATGCCACCTATGCCCGCGTGCTGCACCGGGCGCTGGGACATCCGATGCGCACGCTGGCCGTGGCGGCGCTGCTCTTCGTCGGCGCGCTGGCGTTGATTCCCAGCATCGGCTTCTCGCTGTTCCCCAAGGCCGGTACGCCGCAGTTCCTTGTGCGCGTGACGGCCCCGGAGGGCAGCGCGCTGGCGATCACGGACTCCGGCGTGGCCTTCGCCGAGCGCGCGCTGCTTCGGCGCGAGCGGGTGACGGATGTCTACGCAAACGTCGGCCGCGGCAACCCAAAGATCTACTACAACATCAACTCCGAGGCGGAGCGCTCGACGCGCGGCGAGCTGTTCGTGCTGTTGGAGGACTACGACAACACGGACACGCCGCTGCTGCTGGACTCGTTGCGCGCGGAGTTTGACCTGTATCCCGACGCGCGTATCACGGTGACAGAGTTCGAGAACGGGCCGCCGATCGACGCACCCATCGCAATGCGGGTGACGGGTGGCAACCTCGATTCGCTGCGCGCCATCGCCGGCCGGATCGAGGGGATCATGGAAGGCACGCCGGGCACCCGCGATGTGGTGAACCCGCTGCGCGTTTCGCGCACGGATCTTCGACTGCGCACCGACCGCGCCAAGGCCGGGCTCTATGGCGTGCCGACTGTCGAGGTCGATCGCGCCGTGCGACTCGCGCTCGAGGGACTCACCGCTGGCCGCGTCCGCGACGACGACGGTGAGGAGTATTCCGTGACGCTTCGACTGCCTGGGCCGACTCGCAAGGGGCCCGAAGCCCTCGACCGCATCTATGCCGGCGCCGTCACCGGCGCACAGGTGCCTGTGAGGCAACTCGCCTCACTCGAGTTCGAGACCTCGGCGCCCGTCATCCAGCACTACGATGGCGAACGCGCCGTGACCGTGACATCGCAGGTGCGCACGGGGTTCATCACCGATCGCGTGACGCGCGAAATCCTGGCCGAGCTGGAGATACTGCAGTTGCCCGACGGCTACCGCATCACGCCGGCTGGTGAGATTGCCAGTCGGCAGGAGAGTTTCGGCGGGCTTGGCGCGGCGATCCTCATTGCCACCTTCGGCATCCTCGCAATCCTCGTGTTGGAGTTCAAGACGTTCCGCGGCATGCTGATCGTCGCGAGCGTCATCCCCTTGGGCGTGATCGGTGGCCTTGTTGGCCTCTGGCTGACGGGCTACACGCTGAGCTTCAGCGCAGTAATCGGCTTTGTGGCCCTGATCGGCATCGAGATCAAGAGTTCGATCCTGCTCGTGGACTTCACCAACCAGTTGCGCGCTACGGGCCTTGGACTCGACGAGTCCATCGAGCGGGCGGGCAAGATCCGCTTCGTGCCCATCGTGTTGACCTCGCTCACGGCGATCGGCGGACTCACGCCGTTGGCGGTGCAGGGCAGCTCGCTCTACTCGCCCCTGGCCATCGTCATCATCGGTGGCTTGGTGAGCTCCACGCTGCTGTCGCGCTTGGTGACACCTGTGCTCTACAAGCTCCTGCCGCCCACCGAGGATGAGGTGATGCACACGGGGGAGTTCGCCGTGGCCTAG
- a CDS encoding helix-turn-helix transcriptional regulator, whose product MPDILETVAPEASDRASRAPQQERGQRRVEQILDASEQVFAELGVDAATMQLIAERAESSMGSLYHFFPNKDAIVEALGARYAEAVRRANEEAMPLTLAHIELKDLFDRVLRAQMRLLEELPAFNPVHQAVQRNCPEINADMEQALVGHVGQFLALRYPRMPEDVRAASALVSVVAVHAVVELAGRLPSAHRALAIREAHGMMVSHYAAHDARYGSV is encoded by the coding sequence GTGCCCGACATCCTAGAGACCGTCGCACCCGAGGCTTCGGACCGCGCGTCCCGTGCCCCCCAGCAGGAGCGGGGACAGCGACGGGTTGAGCAAATCCTCGACGCGTCCGAGCAGGTCTTCGCGGAGCTCGGCGTCGACGCGGCGACGATGCAGTTGATCGCCGAGCGGGCGGAGTCGTCGATGGGATCGCTCTACCACTTCTTTCCCAACAAGGACGCAATCGTCGAGGCCTTGGGGGCGCGATACGCGGAGGCGGTGCGCCGCGCCAACGAAGAGGCGATGCCGCTGACCTTGGCGCATATCGAGCTGAAGGATCTCTTCGACCGCGTGCTGCGCGCCCAGATGCGCCTGCTCGAGGAGCTGCCGGCCTTCAATCCGGTCCACCAAGCGGTGCAGCGAAACTGCCCGGAGATCAACGCCGATATGGAACAGGCCTTGGTCGGGCACGTGGGGCAGTTCCTGGCGCTGCGATATCCGCGGATGCCGGAGGATGTGCGCGCGGCGTCAGCACTGGTGTCGGTGGTCGCGGTGCACGCCGTGGTGGAGTTGGCGGGGCGCTTGCCGAGCGCGCACCGTGCGCTCGCCATCCGCGAGGCGCATGGAATGATGGTGTCGCACTACGCCGCGCACGACGCGCGCTACGGGTCCGTGTAA
- a CDS encoding efflux RND transporter periplasmic adaptor subunit: MNAHRSTLTAAVAVAALVAVAACGNAPEADTAEAAAAIPVRVAAPAYRSAEPTIVLTGFLGAREEIPLAFKIGGVVERVTAVGGQRVQAGELLAALSLTEIEAQVAAAREGRDKARRDLARVEVLHADSVATLSQLQDARTGLEVAEAQLRAAEFNRQYAEVRAPGPGVVLKRAVDPGQLIGPGAPAFFFRVERSGIVLRAGAADRDAVRIRDGMPATLRFDALPGRTFSGRVTRVGVAAAPTTGAYEVEIELQNPPQPLASGLIGRAELTPASGSPVLTVPTDALLEVDGRTATIFLLGGDGSRVRRVSVEVLWLDNGVAAIAAAPGESVAVDSASRVIVAGATRLSDSTRVQVVTERAP; this comes from the coding sequence ATGAATGCGCATCGATCTACTCTCACCGCAGCAGTTGCCGTCGCGGCCCTTGTTGCTGTTGCTGCCTGCGGGAACGCACCTGAAGCGGACACCGCCGAAGCCGCCGCTGCCATTCCGGTTAGGGTTGCGGCACCCGCGTATCGAAGCGCCGAGCCGACTATCGTGCTCACCGGCTTCCTCGGCGCACGCGAGGAGATTCCGCTCGCCTTCAAGATCGGCGGCGTGGTGGAGCGCGTGACGGCCGTCGGTGGCCAGCGTGTGCAGGCCGGCGAGTTGCTGGCTGCGCTCTCGCTCACGGAGATTGAGGCGCAGGTCGCCGCGGCGCGTGAGGGCCGCGACAAGGCGCGCCGGGACCTCGCGCGCGTGGAGGTCCTGCATGCGGACAGCGTGGCGACGCTCTCGCAGCTGCAGGATGCCCGCACTGGCCTCGAGGTCGCTGAGGCGCAGCTGCGCGCCGCGGAGTTCAATCGACAGTACGCCGAGGTGCGGGCGCCGGGTCCCGGCGTCGTGCTGAAGCGCGCCGTCGACCCTGGCCAGCTGATCGGCCCAGGGGCGCCGGCCTTCTTCTTCCGCGTGGAGCGAAGTGGCATCGTGCTGCGTGCGGGTGCCGCGGACCGCGATGCCGTGCGCATCCGCGACGGGATGCCCGCCACACTGCGCTTCGATGCGCTGCCCGGCCGGACGTTCTCGGGTCGCGTGACGCGCGTTGGCGTGGCCGCGGCGCCGACGACGGGTGCCTACGAGGTTGAGATTGAGTTGCAGAATCCGCCGCAGCCGCTTGCCTCGGGGCTGATTGGCCGCGCAGAACTGACGCCCGCGAGCGGCAGTCCCGTGCTGACGGTGCCGACCGACGCGCTGCTGGAGGTGGACGGCCGCACGGCAACGATCTTCCTCCTCGGCGGCGACGGCAGCCGCGTACGGCGAGTCAGCGTCGAGGTCCTCTGGCTCGACAACGGAGTCGCGGCGATCGCTGCAGCCCCAGGTGAATCCGTCGCAGTGGACAGCGCCTCGCGTGTGATTGTCGCCGGCGCCACGCGCCTTTCCGACAGCACGCGTGTTCAGGTCGTGACGGAGCGTGCGCCGTGA
- a CDS encoding sulfite exporter TauE/SafE family protein, translated as MDSPLFLATTALAAALGAMMNAIAGGGTLITFPALVALGVPPIVANATSTVALWPGTMSSMWGYRRELVGARRWAKAFAVPSFAGGIVGALLLLKTPEKQFAALVPWLILGATALFMTQRPLMRVLARIGSLRREINGADGKLLPPSASFLVYQFAVSVYGGYFGAGAGILMLASLGLMGLTNIHQMNGLKNWGGGVMNLVAVAIFAVSGIVNWPIALAMAVGAGLGGYAGSKLAQRVGQEWVRRAIAVIGLGAGFAMLFDLI; from the coding sequence GTGGACTCCCCCCTCTTCCTCGCGACTACCGCCCTCGCCGCCGCCCTCGGCGCGATGATGAACGCCATCGCCGGCGGGGGCACGCTGATCACGTTTCCGGCGCTGGTCGCCTTGGGCGTGCCGCCGATCGTGGCCAACGCCACGTCGACGGTGGCCCTCTGGCCGGGCACGATGTCCTCGATGTGGGGCTACCGCCGCGAGCTCGTTGGGGCCCGCCGCTGGGCCAAGGCCTTCGCCGTGCCCTCGTTCGCGGGCGGCATTGTAGGCGCGCTGCTGCTGCTCAAGACGCCAGAGAAGCAGTTCGCCGCGCTGGTGCCTTGGCTGATTCTTGGCGCCACGGCGCTGTTCATGACGCAGCGGCCGCTGATGCGCGTCCTCGCCCGCATTGGCAGCCTGCGCCGCGAGATCAACGGGGCGGACGGCAAGCTCTTGCCGCCGAGCGCCTCGTTCCTCGTCTACCAGTTCGCGGTGAGCGTCTACGGCGGCTACTTCGGGGCGGGCGCCGGCATCCTGATGCTGGCCTCGCTGGGGCTGATGGGGCTCACGAACATCCACCAGATGAACGGCCTCAAGAACTGGGGCGGCGGCGTGATGAACCTCGTCGCCGTGGCGATCTTCGCCGTCTCGGGGATCGTGAACTGGCCGATCGCCCTGGCGATGGCGGTCGGGGCGGGGCTCGGGGGTTACGCCGGCTCCAAGTTGGCGCAGCGTGTCGGGCAGGAGTGGGTTCGCCGCGCAATTGCCGTCATCGGACTCGGAGCCGGGTTCGCGATGCTCTTCGATCTCATCTGA
- a CDS encoding A/G-specific adenine glycosylase, translating into MGKIRIERRGSSALHLNSISLRDFGTKLRAWYRRQARDLPWRRTRDPYAILVSELMLQQTQVSRVLEYWTRFLHRFPTLETLASAQERHVLAQWKGLGYYARARNLHKLSRAVVREGARAWGDNHVADAGPIALSADGQPSWLPAEAAKLRRLPGVGAYTAGAVSTFAFERRAALVDTNVARVLARVFAPRLNPKRPRDLTVLWQIAEHSLPRTGKATWTHNQALMELGALVCTARVKRCGACPVRTICASRESAL; encoded by the coding sequence GTGGGGAAGATCCGCATCGAGCGACGCGGTTCGAGCGCCCTGCATCTCAACAGCATATCGCTCCGTGACTTCGGCACGAAGCTTCGCGCCTGGTACCGACGCCAAGCCCGCGACCTTCCCTGGCGCCGCACGCGCGATCCCTACGCAATCCTTGTCTCGGAGCTGATGCTCCAACAGACGCAGGTCAGCCGCGTGTTGGAGTACTGGACGCGATTCCTACATCGATTCCCCACCCTCGAGACGCTGGCGAGCGCGCAGGAGCGCCACGTCCTCGCGCAGTGGAAGGGGCTCGGCTACTACGCCCGCGCGCGGAACCTGCACAAGCTCTCTCGCGCCGTGGTCCGCGAGGGCGCACGCGCCTGGGGCGACAACCACGTGGCCGATGCCGGGCCGATCGCGCTGTCAGCGGACGGCCAACCCTCGTGGCTCCCCGCCGAGGCAGCGAAGCTGCGCCGCCTACCGGGCGTGGGTGCCTACACGGCGGGCGCGGTGTCCACCTTCGCATTCGAGCGCCGTGCTGCCCTCGTGGACACGAACGTGGCGAGGGTGCTCGCGCGCGTCTTTGCGCCGCGGCTTAACCCGAAGCGACCGCGTGACCTTACGGTGCTGTGGCAGATCGCCGAGCACTCGCTGCCGCGCACGGGCAAGGCGACGTGGACACACAACCAGGCGCTGATGGAGCTTGGGGCGCTGGTGTGCACGGCGAGGGTGAAGCGATGCGGGGCATGCCCTGTAAGAACGATCTGTGCGTCGCGCGAGTCCGCGCTGTAG